CTGGGTACATCCACGGCGGAGATTTGCATGTAAACcgaacagtggaaaaaaatggtTCTTATCGGCATTGTGCTGTTGGAAGTTATTGTGAGAAAGAGAAAGATGATGGATCTCACCCTCTGCTTGATCTTATCTGGCAGAAAGGGTCGAATCATAGCGAGCACTGGACGGAAGAAAATTGGCTCGTTGACCAGATGAATTCCTCTCACTTTTAGAGGAAAGGAGTCCTGAACAAAGGAATATTCAATCACAATAGGAGGTGTTGCACATAATCATGTTAGCAACACTATTATTTTCAGCAGGAAGTTTAGTTTCAGTTATAGATGACACTTCTATCTCATGTCATGATCATACCGATAGCACAGAGGAAATCTTTCTGGCGAGGGAAGGGTTAATCTGCAGGGCATGGCTTAAACTCCACCCCTTCAGGTCAAATATTGCCTTCACACCTCGCCTCTGAGTTTCGGTCTCCCTGGATAGGATTTCCGATGTCATCAGACTGACCCTGAACACTTGGAATGCTGACCAATCTTTTGGGTTCCATTGACCTGCAGAAAGAGGATTTGGGATGAACGTTAACGCTAAAAGGCCAGAAGCAGGGTCAACAGTCCACCATGCACACATACGCTCACCTAGAGACAAGACAGACTGGACAACAACCTTCCATGCAATGTTTTGAAGAGTGAAAGGAAGTTAGCGTGAGCAAagaacaacccccccccccccccccccccatgcacacacagagaaaaccaGTAAACTCCACACTGATTGGCCCTGGCTGAGATTTGTGCCAGCACCTCCTACACCATGCAGCCTGACACAAATATTCCTTAACTGGTCCCATGTCACTAGGAAGTGCCGCTCCTCGAAGCTGGACACAAACGCTATATCCTCTCCTGTAACAGGGTGGACCACATATGCTGTGGTTTGGCCTCTGAGGTCCGTTAGATGGGCCCTGGATCAGAGTTTAGGTCCGAGCGTCTCCACAGATCAGGGACCTGCCTGGCAACGCACCAACCTCAACATGGCACAGGCCTCCCTGGAGACATAGATGGACTTATAGTTGCCCACATCATGACACTAAGGGTAATACAAAAGAATTTTGAGGACATGACACAACTTGATGTTTTTGGGATCATTTTCTACCTTTGTGTATGTTTGGCTTTTCATGCATGTTGGAAGATTCTGACCTGAGTTGTACTCTTTAGTTGCGTTTTTTCTTGGTAGACCTTAGTTCTCAGCTAGGATATATGGCTACGGATGGTTTAACTGGTCTTTGCAAGATTCTACTGTGGATTCCTCGGGCTAGCCTCATCTGgatttattttctgccttggGACTCAGTTTTCAGTGAAAAATTATTTGGATCCTGTCTGCTTGTGCTGTGCCTGGCTGCCTTTGGGTCCCTGCATGATAGGTGattttataaaattataaaaactgctgtggtcaaaatcagaccaaAACTTTGTTTGGTCCCTGTgccaagcattttattttggaaaacaaaCATTGCACGTCACCCAGAACACACGGTCCCCTCAGTGAAACATGATGGTACAAGCACCATGGACTGGGGAAGCTGTTCTTCAGTAGGGACAGGgaagaggttttttttgttaaacaattTGAGAAACTGTAGTCCTTGCATTTTATACTTATATGTTTTGTTCGTATATcacaaataatcaaaataacaTATTGTGGCTTGTGGTCGTAATGTGAtacaagtaaaaagaaaaaaataataaggtCTCTGATTGAATTTTGGGAGGCATTCATGAAGTTAATAGTGTCACATACCTGCTTTCTCTAGAggcacaacacacacacacacacacacacacacacacacgcacacacacacacagagctataCGCACCAATTCGGTAGATGAGCACCCTGCTGCCAGACGGATCCCGCTGTGGTAGAACAGCATGGTATGATGTTCTGAGAAGGCTGAACACAGACGAAGGAGACAGGCATGTGCTGATCTCAGGACTCTCCCTCCTCCAATGCAGGTAGTTCAACAACagctggaaggaaacacatgttAAAGAATTATTACAACTGTTCTGTCCCTTGCATGATTTTTGCATTCCACTGAGAAGTCAAAgagtcaaaacaaaca
This genomic window from Fundulus heteroclitus isolate FHET01 chromosome 6, MU-UCD_Fhet_4.1, whole genome shotgun sequence contains:
- the ttpa gene encoding alpha-tocopherol transfer protein; the protein is MNASELTELPDDSEQLRPYVVSLRRAALQADPPSAVGTFSDGFLIRFLRARDFDLPLSLKLLLNYLHWRRESPEISTCLSPSSVFSLLRTSYHAVLPQRDPSGSRVLIYRIGQWNPKDWSAFQVFRVSLMTSEILSRETETQRRGVKAIFDLKGWSLSHALQINPSLARKISSVLSDSFPLKVRGIHLVNEPIFFRPVLAMIRPFLPDKIKQRVHMHGTDFHHSLCDFFSADVLPLEYGGEGLGIEEVCQAWTQELLQSENLLNQIASHPTGDTSTSTVDSLISEENETKKPTEG